The following are from one region of the Artemia franciscana unplaced genomic scaffold, ASM3288406v1 Scaffold_1445, whole genome shotgun sequence genome:
- the LOC136042548 gene encoding uncharacterized protein LOC136042548 gives MNLFKAFRCSFTVNVNRDCSLTEMNDPLFLDRNEACKALSLHKIGNIPVTPEWWKPTLKNSQKIVLYNIPLELSNDDLKDGLMNNKGEMLEVLDVHRMCKLDSKGTRSSKSVLFILPASSQFDSVFLFGQQKAHKIYQEKPLQCSKCFKLGHSSKYCSSSEPGCPNCLGNHSLSKESRCTEVPKCTNCDGRHQSTDHNSCPKYVQRAKVLRIALQENVPFLIAAMELAKLSKVPSGPRVNEAKEVNLALPQKPWLQVHKNSQNQALIPPTETSYPLLAKEHPKEAEASPSLNNPKTNPKSWSERVPAFPNISTQAITMQDRVGPRITNLIKYVASVDLILQSNMAKDKKKPV, from the coding sequence atgaatctttttaaagcttttagATGCAGCTTCACTGTGAATGTGAACAGAGATTGTTCACTTACGGAGATGAATGACCCCTTGTTTCTAGACAGAAATGAAGCCTGCAAAGCACTTAGCCTACACAAAATTGGCAATATCCCTGTTACACCTGAATGGTGGAAAccaaccctgaaaaattctcagaaaatagtGCTGTACAACATACCATTGGAACTGTCAAATGATGACTTGAAAGATGGTCTTATGAACAATAAGGGGGAAATGCTGGAGGTTCTGGATGTTCATCGTATGTGCAAGCTAGATTCTAAGGGAACAAGAAGTAGTAAGAGTGTCCTCTTTATCTTACCTGCTAGTTCCCAATTTGACTCGGTGTTCCTTTTTGGTCAGcaaaaagctcataaaatataccaagaaaaacctcttcaatgctcaaaatgttttaagcttggtcactcatctaagtattgttcttcttctgAACCAGGGTGCCCTAATTGCCTTGGTAATCACTCCTTGTCTAAAGAAAGTAGATGCACTGAAGTGCCTAAATGTACAAACTGTGATGGTAGACATCAATCAACAGATCACAATTCATGTCCTAAATATGTTCAGCGAGCTAAAGTTTTAAGGATTGCTCTTCAAGAAAATGTCCCTTTCCTGATAGCTGCAATGGAGCTGGCCAAGCTCTCCAAAGTACCATCAGGTCCAAGAGTTAATGAGGCCAAGGAAGTGAATTTAGCCCTTCCTCAAAAACCCTGGCTACAGGTCCACAAGAACAGCCAAAATCAGGCACTCATACCTCCTACTGAGACTTCTTACCCTCTGTTGGCTAAGGAGCATCCAAAGGAAGCTGAAGCTAGTCCATCCCTCAACAATCCAAAGACTAATCCTAAATCTTGGTCTGAAAGAGTGCCAGCTTTTCCAAATATTTCTACTCAAGCCATCACTATGCAAGATAGAGTTGGACCTCgtattactaatttaattaaatatgttgcatCAGTGGACCTGATCTTACAATCAAAtatggctaaagataaaaaaaagccagtataa
- the LOC136042543 gene encoding uncharacterized protein LOC136042543, whose amino-acid sequence MISPAKTAKEKTLLQADLDKLPDWAKIWRLVQHYEMQDNSFGRKNLKSQYYMCGIDSVGQMIGSSHAERDLGIVLDDELKFEQHAWSVASKSLQTLGIVKRKFCIRSPKLTSKLNKEIVLPKQEFDMCMATLLNKGNKSVRRQAIKSKEGCKSLDYPSHMDKLQIPILSYQWKHKDVIMAYQMLHTQSFQQNMLQLDQPTSIIGHTMKLYCKHVNTRLENSFFPNRVMGL is encoded by the coding sequence ATGATCAGCCCTGCAAAAACAGCCAAAGAGAAAACCTTATTACAAGCTGACCTAGATAAACTCCCTGATTGGGCAAAAATCTGGAGGTTAGTACAACATTATGAAATGCAGGACAATTCATTTGGTAGAAAGAATTTGAAGAGTCAGTATTACATGTGTGGAATAGATAGTGTTGGGCAAATGATTGGTTCTTCCCATGCTGAAAGAGACCTGGGTATAGTTTTGGATGATGAATTGAAGTTTGAACAACATGCTTGGTCAGTTGCCTCCAAATCACTCCAGACTCTGGGAATTGTAAAAAGAAAGTTCTGCATTAGGTCACCAAAGCTGACGTCAAAGTTAAACAAAGAAATTGTTCTACCAAAACAGGAATTTGATATGTGTATGGCAACCCTATTAAATAAAGGTAACAAGAGTGTCCGAAGGCAagcaattaaatcaaaagaaggtTGTAAAAGCCTGGACTACCCATCCCACATGGACAAGTTACAGATTCCTATCCTCTCCTATCAATGGAAGCATAAAGATGTCATAATGGCATATCAAATGCTCCACACTCAGTCCTTTCAACAAAACATGCTTCAACTTGACCAGCCAACAAGCATTATAGGACATACCATGAAGCTGTACTGCAAACATGTCAACACCAGACTAGAGAACAGCTTCTTCCCAAATAGAGTCATGGGGCTCTGA
- the LOC136042544 gene encoding uncharacterized protein LOC136042544 — translation MRIISWNACSVMKEKKDLFLMSCLENKIDIFCIQETWLKPHIKPEFHGYNVIRQDRIHTSKGGVLIGIKQNFHFTEIELELDEEVGDRIELMAVKLVLPGGKGLYIVNIYNPSGSNGIIGQIIEEVYQQIPNSDDIIILGDFNAHSNLWCRCNVINKSGRSIEATLLSTNMILSTPKGLPTRINPQTGDSTTIDLVMANPRISCSLVVDILQDLVLHSDHNPVIVEIGSKYPTGINERRDKFRTGNVNWDDLAAKLKDVNIRAVIEGEAEIDKKIEAFQDHLVCTAKEIEPFGPVGFSKRKKSAWWNEECLNAKKEVCQKRMLYRR, via the coding sequence ATGAGAATAATTTCTTGGAATGCATGTTCAgttatgaaagaaaagaaggattTGTTTCTCATGAGTTgcctagaaaataaaatagatatatttTGTATTCAGGAGACTTGGTTAAAGCCCCATATAAAACCAGAATTCCATGGGTACAATGTGATCAGACAAGACAGAATCCACACCAGTAAAGGAGGAGTGTTGATTggaatcaaacagaattttcattttactgaAATTGAATTAGAATTGGATGAAGAAGTGGGGGACAGGATAGAATTGATGGCGGTTAAGCTAGTTCTACCAGGAGGAAAGGGATTGTATATTGTTAATATATACAACCCTTCAGGATCTAATGGAATAATTGGCCAAATAATAGAGGAAGTTTATCAACAAATACCAAATTCAGATGATATCATCAttttaggagattttaatgcccatagTAATTTATGGTGCAGATGTAATGTGATAAATAAATCAGGTAGGAGTATTGAAGCTACACTCCTATCTACCAATATGATTCTGTCAACTCCTAAAGGATTACCTACCAGAATAAATCCTCAAACAGGAGACTCTACAACCATCGATTTGGTTATGGCTAACCCAAGAATTTCCTGCTCATTAGTTGTTGACATTTTACAGGACCTTGTTCTCCATAGTGATCATAACCCAGTGATTGTGGAAATAGGCAGTAAATATCCTACTGGAATTAATGAAAGAAGAGATAAGTTCAGAACTGGAAATGTCAATTGGGATGATCTAGCTGCTAAGCTGAAGGATGTCAATATCAGAGCTGTTATTGAGGGGGAAGCAGAAATAGATAAGAAAATAGAAGCATTTCAAGACCATCTTGTTTGCACAGCTAAAGAAATAGAACCATTTGGTCCcgttggattttcaaaaagaaaaaagtctgCTTGGTGGAATGAGGAGTGTCTGAATGCAAAGAAAGAGGTCTGCCAAAAACGCATGCTGTACAGAAGATAA
- the LOC136042545 gene encoding uncharacterized protein LOC136042545, whose protein sequence is MDFQEAVSEFISFAGRIDSKDHRSKFFQWLSENIKDLQNDESEAFSGTINVEVELKGIAAELRKRLALDATLSSETIICPLVGPNSDCNATNTVHVDAFLYDDDLLDSLVEDGKLSRSYCKDCGSKNTSPLNFVSHSASIPRLRVIFQEILPDLTGKVVLDIGSRLGPVLYGAYYYSNAARIIGIEISQEFVQLQSQVVQGKGFTMHLIQICKNRTMVLEPEYRAYM, encoded by the exons ATGGATTTTCAAGAGGCTGTTTCCGAATTCATTTCATTTGCTGGAAGGATAGATTCTAAAGATCATAGAAGCAAGTTCTTTCAATGGCTAAGTGAAAATATAAAGGATCTACAAAACG ACGAAAGTGAGGCTTTTAGTGGAACTATTAATGTTGAGGTGGAGCTCAAAGGCATTGCCGCAGAACTAAGAAAGCGTCTAGCATTGGATGCCACACTTTCCTCCGAAACCATTATATGTCCCTTGGTTGGTCCA AATTCAGACTGCAATGCTACAAACACGGTTCACGTTGATGCCTTCTTGTACGATGATGATTTACTTGATTCTTTAGTAGAAGACGGAAAACTCTCAAGGTCCTATTGTAAGGATTGTGGATCAAAGAACACATCACCCTTAA attttgtTTCACATTCCGCATCCATACCTCGCCTTAGAGTAATTTTCCAAGAGATTTTGCCAGACCTAACGGGAAAAGTAGTTTTGGATATTGGATCAAGACTCGGACCTGTTCTATACGGG GCTTACTATTACTCCAATGCAGCTAGAATTATCGGGATTGAGATCAGTCAAGAATTTGTACAGTTGCAAAGCCAAGTGGTGCAAGGCAAAGGGTTTACG